The Candidatus Sulfotelmatobacter sp. genome has a window encoding:
- a CDS encoding HD domain-containing phosphohydrolase, with protein MGDLLPRRRAPRILVVDDQPSIAGLMSQLLGMRGYDVTTASNADQAELEVGRQLPDLILSDVMMPGRSGYDLCRSLKENPATRLIPFVLITGLSDSSDKVRGIEAGADDFLNKPVLAEELVARVKSLLRVKEFTDELETADSVLCTLGLIVEGRDPYTEGHCERLSVHAADLGRHLGMDEDSILALKRGGYLHDLGKIAVPDEILKKGSDLTPAEWLIMKLHPITGENICKPLHSLRPVLPIIRNHHEHTDGSGYPDGLVGSEIPVLPRVLQVVDVYDALRTARSYKPALTHELASQTMREEAARGLWDEELVAEYFSMLEQKRQVA; from the coding sequence ATGGGCGATCTTTTACCAAGACGACGTGCGCCGCGAATTCTGGTAGTCGACGATCAGCCGAGCATTGCCGGGCTGATGAGCCAGTTACTCGGGATGCGTGGATACGACGTGACTACCGCGTCGAATGCCGACCAGGCGGAGCTCGAGGTGGGGCGGCAACTGCCGGACCTGATTCTCTCGGATGTGATGATGCCGGGGAGGTCGGGTTACGATCTTTGCCGCAGCTTGAAAGAAAATCCGGCGACCCGGCTGATTCCTTTTGTGCTGATTACCGGACTGAGCGACAGCAGTGATAAGGTGCGCGGCATTGAAGCCGGCGCGGACGATTTTCTGAACAAGCCGGTGCTGGCGGAAGAACTCGTGGCGCGGGTGAAGTCCCTGCTGCGGGTGAAAGAATTTACTGACGAACTGGAGACCGCGGACTCCGTGTTGTGCACGCTGGGGTTGATCGTGGAGGGCCGCGACCCCTATACCGAGGGGCATTGTGAGCGGCTGTCGGTGCACGCAGCGGATTTGGGCCGGCATCTTGGGATGGATGAAGATTCCATCCTGGCATTGAAGCGCGGCGGGTATTTGCATGACCTGGGGAAGATTGCAGTGCCGGATGAAATTCTGAAAAAAGGCAGCGACCTCACGCCGGCGGAATGGCTGATCATGAAACTGCATCCCATTACCGGCGAGAATATCTGCAAGCCGCTGCATTCGCTGCGGCCGGTGCTGCCGATTATCCGGAACCATCATGAGCATACGGATGGATCGGGTTATCCGGACGGGCTCGTCGGTTCGGAGATTCCCGTGTTGCCGCGGGTGTTGCAAGTGGTAGATGTGTATGACGCGCTGCGCACGGCGCGTTCTTACAAGCCGGCGCTGACTCATGAACTGGCGTCCCAAACCATGCGCGAGGAAGCGGCGCGGGGACTTTGGGACGAGGAGTTGGTGGCGGAGTATTTCTCGATGTTGGAGCAGAAGCGGCAAGTGGCGTAG